A single window of Nocardioides kongjuensis DNA harbors:
- a CDS encoding esterase-like activity of phytase family protein codes for MRQRPRLLLVSALALATLSVPLGPAVPPGSAEVTTTATAAPRLLGVTTIASGLRYAGTTVGGLSGIDRDPRTGAYYLISDDRSEVGPARFYSATIDLSAGAPDVRLTGASVLLRDDGAAYPSLSAWTASGCQQGAPVCDRRATVDPEDVRVDPRSGDLWWSQEGDRQTGTPRFLSDPSIRRALPDGTFAGQLRLPEALHVAAGPYGPRANLGLEAFTFADCGREVTSVLEGPLLQDGPEPTATNGALVRLSVQNRGGALQAQYAYPLDPVGGAPGANGVAAVLADPARPGRYLVLERTVVVGQGTRIRIYGVDLPAPGSAGSGAATDVAGVESLASGLPVRPLSKELLLDLADLGVQPGIVEGITWGPALPTGERSLVMVADDNFAARAIPGVAQVSQVHRRRRRRGSGGRAGRVLSGLRRSARGWLTLRAG; via the coding sequence ATGCGTCAGCGCCCTCGGCTCCTCCTGGTCTCCGCTCTTGCCCTCGCGACCCTCTCCGTGCCGCTCGGCCCGGCCGTCCCACCCGGCAGCGCCGAGGTGACGACGACGGCGACAGCTGCGCCACGCCTGCTCGGCGTCACCACCATCGCGTCGGGACTGCGCTACGCCGGGACGACCGTGGGGGGCCTGTCGGGCATCGACCGCGATCCCCGCACCGGCGCCTACTACCTGATCTCCGACGACCGCTCCGAGGTCGGACCGGCGCGGTTCTACTCGGCGACCATCGACCTCTCGGCAGGTGCCCCCGACGTGCGGCTGACCGGCGCCAGCGTCCTGCTGCGGGACGACGGTGCCGCCTACCCGTCGCTGAGCGCCTGGACGGCCTCGGGCTGCCAGCAGGGCGCGCCCGTGTGCGACCGCCGGGCCACGGTCGATCCGGAGGACGTCCGCGTCGATCCACGCTCGGGCGACCTGTGGTGGAGCCAGGAGGGCGACCGGCAGACCGGGACGCCGCGGTTCCTCTCCGACCCGTCGATCCGGCGGGCGCTCCCGGACGGGACCTTCGCCGGCCAGCTCCGCCTGCCCGAGGCGCTGCACGTCGCCGCCGGCCCGTACGGCCCGCGGGCCAACCTCGGCCTGGAGGCCTTCACCTTCGCCGACTGCGGCCGCGAGGTGACCTCGGTCCTCGAGGGCCCGCTGCTGCAGGACGGTCCCGAGCCGACGGCGACGAACGGCGCTCTCGTGCGCCTGTCCGTCCAGAACCGCGGAGGAGCGCTGCAGGCGCAGTACGCCTACCCGCTCGACCCGGTCGGCGGAGCACCCGGTGCGAACGGTGTCGCGGCGGTGCTCGCCGATCCCGCGCGGCCGGGCCGCTACCTGGTGCTGGAACGCACCGTGGTGGTCGGGCAGGGGACCCGGATCCGGATCTACGGAGTCGACCTCCCGGCCCCGGGCAGCGCCGGATCCGGAGCCGCCACCGACGTCGCGGGGGTCGAGTCGCTGGCGAGCGGGCTGCCTGTCCGGCCCCTGTCCAAGGAGCTGCTGCTCGACCTCGCCGACCTCGGCGTCCAGCCGGGCATCGTCGAGGGGATCACCTGGGGACCGGCTCTTCCGACCGGCGAGCGAAGCCTGGTGATGGTCGCCGACGACAACTTCGCCGCGCGTGCGATCCCCGGCGTCGCTCAGGTCAGCCAGGTCCATCGCCGTCGCCGTCGCCGGGGGTCCGGCGGTCGCGCAGGGCGGGTGCTGAGCGGCCTCAGACGTAGCGCTCGAGGATGGTTGACTCTGCGAGCCGGCTGA
- a CDS encoding ATP-dependent Clp protease ATP-binding subunit: protein MFERFTDRARRVVVLAQEEARMLSHNYIGTEHILLGLIHEGEGVAAKALESLDISLEAVRAQVEEIIGQGQQAPSGHIPFTPRAKKVLELSLREALQLGHSYIGTEHILLGLIREGEGVAAQVLQKLGADLNRVRQQVIQLLSGFQGKEGTAAAASTGSSSSGDAPSSSLVLDQFGRNLTQDAREGKLDPIIGRAQQIERVMQVLSRRTKNNPVLIGEPGVGKTSIVEGLAQDIVKGNVPETLKDKQIYTLDLGALVAGSRYRGDFEERLKKVLKEIRTRGDIVLFIDEIHTLVGAGAAEGAIDAASILKPMLARGELQTIGATTLDEYRKYLEKDAALERRFQPIQVPEPSIADTIEMLKGIRDRYEAHHRVTITDEALVSAATLADRYISDRFLPDKAIDLIDEAGSRLRIRRMTAPADLREYDEQIAEVRQRKEAAIDGQDFEAAARLRDEEKQLILKKSEREKQWRAGDMDEVAEVDEELIAEVLAVATGIPIVKLSEEESTRLLKMEDELHKRVIGQEEAVKALSRAIRRTRAGLKDPKRPGGSFIFAGPSGVGKTWLSKTLAEFLFGDEDALIQLDMSEFGEKHTVSRLFGSPPGYVGYEEGGQLTEKVRRKPFSVVLFDEVEKAHPDIFNSLLQILEEGRLTDSQGRVVDFKNCVIIMTTNLGTRDIAKGINLGFNQAGDAAGSYERMKGKVSEELKQHFRPEFLNRVDEIIVFPPLSQEQIVAMVDNMIASVEVRMRDRDMRLELTAKAKNLLAERGFDPVLGARPLRRTIQREIEDVLAEKMLYGEVGPGQIVLVDVDGEGANATFTFEGQKVGTLPDMPPLETVAETIEPGDLGDFGDGDLPAAGND from the coding sequence ATGTTCGAGCGGTTCACAGACCGTGCCCGCCGGGTGGTCGTGCTGGCCCAGGAGGAGGCCCGCATGCTCTCCCACAACTACATCGGGACCGAGCACATCCTGCTCGGGCTCATCCACGAGGGTGAGGGCGTCGCCGCCAAGGCGCTCGAGTCGCTGGACATCTCCCTGGAGGCCGTGCGCGCCCAGGTCGAGGAGATCATCGGCCAGGGCCAGCAGGCGCCGTCGGGGCACATCCCCTTCACCCCTCGTGCCAAGAAGGTCCTCGAGCTGTCGCTGCGCGAGGCGCTGCAGCTCGGCCACTCCTACATCGGGACCGAGCACATCCTGCTCGGCCTGATCCGCGAGGGCGAGGGCGTCGCCGCCCAGGTCCTGCAGAAGCTCGGCGCCGACCTCAACCGGGTGCGCCAGCAGGTCATCCAGCTGCTCTCGGGCTTCCAGGGCAAGGAGGGCACCGCGGCCGCGGCCAGCACCGGCAGCTCCAGCAGCGGCGACGCGCCGTCGTCCTCGCTGGTGCTCGACCAGTTCGGTCGCAACCTGACCCAGGACGCCCGCGAGGGCAAGCTCGACCCGATCATCGGTCGTGCTCAACAGATCGAGCGCGTGATGCAGGTGCTCTCGCGGCGCACCAAGAACAACCCGGTGCTCATCGGTGAGCCCGGCGTCGGCAAGACCTCGATCGTCGAGGGCCTGGCCCAGGACATCGTCAAGGGCAACGTCCCCGAGACGCTCAAGGACAAGCAGATCTACACCCTCGACCTGGGTGCGCTGGTCGCCGGCTCCCGCTACCGCGGTGACTTCGAGGAGCGCCTCAAGAAGGTGCTCAAGGAGATCCGCACCCGCGGTGACATCGTGCTGTTCATCGACGAGATCCACACCCTCGTCGGAGCGGGCGCGGCCGAGGGTGCCATCGACGCGGCCTCGATCCTCAAGCCGATGCTGGCCCGGGGCGAGCTGCAGACGATCGGTGCGACCACCCTCGACGAGTACCGCAAGTACCTCGAGAAGGACGCCGCCCTCGAGCGGCGCTTCCAGCCGATCCAGGTCCCCGAGCCGTCGATCGCCGACACGATCGAGATGCTCAAGGGCATCCGCGACCGCTACGAGGCCCACCACCGGGTGACCATCACCGACGAGGCGCTGGTCTCCGCGGCCACGCTCGCCGACCGCTACATCTCCGACCGCTTCCTGCCCGACAAGGCGATCGACCTGATCGACGAGGCCGGCTCGCGCCTGCGGATCCGCCGGATGACGGCACCCGCCGACCTGCGTGAGTACGACGAGCAGATCGCCGAGGTCCGCCAGCGCAAGGAGGCCGCGATCGACGGCCAGGACTTCGAGGCCGCCGCGCGGCTGCGCGACGAGGAGAAGCAGCTCATCCTCAAGAAGTCCGAGCGCGAGAAGCAGTGGCGCGCCGGTGACATGGACGAGGTCGCCGAGGTCGACGAGGAGCTGATCGCCGAGGTGCTCGCCGTGGCGACCGGCATCCCGATCGTGAAGCTCTCCGAGGAGGAGTCGACCCGACTGCTCAAGATGGAGGACGAGCTCCACAAGCGGGTCATCGGCCAGGAGGAGGCCGTCAAGGCGCTCTCCCGGGCGATCCGTCGTACCCGTGCCGGCCTGAAGGACCCGAAGCGTCCCGGCGGCTCGTTCATCTTCGCCGGCCCGTCCGGTGTCGGAAAGACGTGGCTGTCCAAGACGCTCGCCGAGTTCCTGTTCGGTGACGAGGACGCGCTGATCCAGCTCGACATGTCGGAGTTCGGCGAGAAGCACACCGTCTCGCGGCTCTTCGGCTCGCCCCCGGGCTACGTCGGCTACGAGGAGGGCGGCCAGCTCACCGAGAAGGTGCGCCGCAAGCCGTTCTCCGTCGTCCTCTTCGACGAGGTCGAGAAGGCCCACCCCGACATCTTCAACAGCCTGCTGCAGATCCTCGAGGAAGGTCGCCTGACCGACTCGCAGGGCCGGGTCGTGGACTTCAAGAACTGCGTCATCATCATGACCACCAACCTCGGCACGCGCGACATCGCCAAGGGCATCAACCTGGGCTTCAACCAGGCCGGTGACGCGGCGGGCTCGTACGAGCGGATGAAGGGCAAGGTCTCCGAGGAGCTCAAGCAGCACTTCCGGCCCGAGTTCCTCAACCGTGTCGACGAGATCATCGTGTTCCCGCCGCTGTCGCAGGAGCAGATCGTCGCGATGGTCGACAACATGATCGCCTCGGTCGAGGTGCGGATGCGCGACCGCGACATGCGGCTCGAGCTCACCGCGAAGGCGAAGAACCTGCTCGCCGAGCGGGGCTTCGACCCGGTCCTGGGCGCGCGGCCGCTGCGTCGCACGATCCAGCGTGAGATCGAGGACGTGCTGGCGGAGAAGATGCTCTACGGCGAGGTCGGCCCCGGTCAGATCGTGCTCGTGGACGTCGACGGCGAGGGCGCCAACGCGACCTTCACCTTCGAGGGCCAGAAGGTCGGCACCCTGCCCGACATGCCCCCGCTCGAGACGGTCGCGGAGACCATCGAGCCCGGAGACCTCGGTGACTTCGGTGACGGCGACCTCCCGGCCGCCGGCAACGACTGA
- a CDS encoding histone-like nucleoid-structuring protein Lsr2, protein MAQKVNIVLVDDIDGTDATQTVSFGLDGANYEIDLNDENASALREALAAYVGHGRKVGRAGGGAKRGGGRAAATGGTSAKEIREWARDNGFTVPERGRIPADVREAYESAH, encoded by the coding sequence ATGGCTCAGAAGGTCAACATCGTGCTCGTCGACGACATCGACGGCACCGATGCCACCCAGACCGTCAGCTTCGGGCTCGACGGTGCCAATTACGAGATCGACCTCAATGACGAGAATGCCTCCGCGCTGCGCGAGGCGCTCGCGGCGTACGTCGGCCACGGCCGCAAGGTCGGCCGCGCCGGCGGCGGTGCGAAGCGGGGCGGCGGTCGAGCAGCGGCCACCGGCGGCACCTCCGCCAAGGAGATCCGCGAGTGGGCCCGCGACAACGGGTTCACGGTGCCCGAGCGGGGCCGGATCCCGGCCGACGTGCGCGAGGCCTACGAGTCCGCGCACTGA
- a CDS encoding L-aspartate oxidase, whose translation MPLETLRLPGCLTAPSPGWTTRADVVIVGSGIAGLTAALRLRGQVDKILVVTKDVLNAGSTQWAQGGIAAALGPGDTPEQHEADTLVAGAGACDRDAVRVLVNEGPEAVRELIALGTNFDHTADGELSLTREGGHHRDRIAHAGGDATGAEIQRALIAAIQAAPDIEVIQHALAVDLLLGPDDSGKPGVAGLTLHVIGEGERDGVGAVHCRAVVLASGGLGQVFTQTTNPVVSTGDGMALALRAGATLRDLEFVQFHPTVMYLGPDSRGQQPLISEAVRGEGAFLVDDEGDRIMQGVHELADLAPRDVVAKAIMKRMLETGRPHMWLDARHLGAQFWERRFPTILATARSYGIDPVTQLIPVAPACHYASGGVRTDLHGRTDVPGLYATGEVACSGVHGANRLASNSLLEGLVFSRRIAEVLPAELAAWREPVAERRTAGLVAGDVRRELQETMSSRVGVLRTAPGLAEAAVVLDKLASRAAETVDQASWEATNLVTLSAALADAAALREETRGSHWREDFPERDDADWAGHFDVTMADGATTVTFAPSPATDGGLA comes from the coding sequence ATGCCACTGGAGACGCTGCGCCTGCCCGGGTGCCTGACCGCCCCGAGCCCCGGCTGGACGACGCGCGCCGACGTCGTCATCGTCGGCTCCGGCATCGCCGGCCTCACCGCCGCCCTGCGGCTGCGCGGCCAGGTCGACAAGATCCTGGTCGTCACCAAGGACGTCCTCAACGCCGGCTCGACCCAGTGGGCGCAGGGCGGCATCGCGGCCGCCCTCGGTCCCGGCGACACCCCCGAGCAGCACGAGGCCGACACGCTCGTCGCCGGGGCGGGCGCCTGCGACCGCGACGCCGTCCGGGTGCTCGTCAACGAGGGTCCCGAGGCGGTCCGCGAGCTGATCGCGCTCGGCACCAACTTCGACCACACCGCCGACGGCGAGCTGTCGCTGACCCGCGAGGGCGGCCACCACCGCGACCGCATCGCGCACGCCGGAGGCGACGCCACGGGCGCGGAGATCCAGCGGGCGCTGATCGCCGCGATCCAGGCCGCCCCCGACATCGAGGTGATCCAGCACGCCCTGGCCGTCGACCTGCTGCTCGGGCCCGACGACTCCGGGAAGCCGGGCGTGGCGGGCCTGACCCTCCACGTCATCGGCGAGGGCGAGCGTGACGGCGTCGGCGCCGTCCACTGCCGAGCGGTGGTGCTCGCCAGCGGTGGCCTCGGCCAGGTCTTCACGCAGACCACCAACCCGGTCGTGTCCACCGGCGACGGGATGGCGCTGGCGCTGCGCGCCGGCGCGACCCTGCGCGACCTGGAGTTCGTGCAGTTCCACCCGACGGTGATGTACCTCGGCCCCGACTCCCGCGGGCAGCAGCCGCTGATCTCCGAGGCGGTCCGCGGCGAGGGCGCCTTCCTCGTCGACGACGAGGGCGACCGGATCATGCAGGGCGTCCACGAGCTGGCCGACCTGGCGCCACGCGACGTCGTCGCCAAGGCGATCATGAAGCGGATGCTCGAGACCGGCCGCCCGCACATGTGGCTCGACGCCCGGCACCTGGGGGCGCAGTTCTGGGAGCGGCGGTTCCCGACGATCCTCGCCACCGCCCGCTCCTACGGGATCGACCCGGTCACCCAGCTGATCCCGGTCGCCCCGGCGTGCCACTACGCGTCGGGCGGCGTGCGCACCGACCTCCACGGCCGCACCGACGTCCCCGGGCTGTACGCCACGGGCGAGGTCGCCTGCTCCGGCGTCCACGGCGCCAACCGGCTCGCGTCCAACTCGCTGCTCGAGGGCCTGGTCTTCTCGCGACGCATCGCCGAGGTGCTGCCCGCGGAGCTGGCCGCATGGCGCGAGCCTGTCGCCGAACGCCGCACCGCCGGCCTGGTGGCCGGCGACGTCCGCCGCGAGCTGCAGGAGACGATGAGCTCACGAGTCGGCGTGCTGCGCACCGCCCCCGGCCTGGCCGAGGCGGCGGTCGTGCTCGACAAGCTGGCGAGTCGCGCCGCCGAGACCGTCGACCAGGCCTCCTGGGAGGCCACCAACCTGGTCACCCTCAGCGCGGCCCTCGCCGACGCCGCCGCGCTGCGCGAGGAGACCCGCGGCTCCCACTGGCGCGAGGACTTCCCCGAGCGCGACGACGCCGACTGGGCCGGCCACTTCGACGTGACCATGGCCGACGGCGCCACCACCGTGACCTTCGCACCCTCGCCCGCCACCGACGGAGGACTGGCTTGA
- the panD gene encoding aspartate 1-decarboxylase has translation MLRTMMKSKIHRATVTQADLHYVGSVTVDEDLLEAADLLAGELVHIVDITNGARLETYTIAGERGSGVIGINGAAARLVHPGDLVILIGYGQMTTEEAKAHQPHVVFVDADNKIMATGFDPAETFGDPGLSRGDVTAAR, from the coding sequence ATGCTGCGCACCATGATGAAGAGCAAGATCCACCGCGCGACCGTGACGCAGGCCGACCTGCACTACGTCGGCTCGGTCACCGTCGACGAGGACCTGCTCGAGGCCGCCGACCTGCTGGCCGGTGAGCTGGTCCACATCGTCGACATCACCAACGGCGCCCGGCTCGAGACGTACACGATCGCCGGCGAGCGGGGCAGCGGCGTGATCGGCATCAACGGTGCCGCCGCCCGCCTCGTCCACCCGGGTGACCTGGTCATCCTGATCGGCTACGGCCAGATGACGACCGAGGAGGCGAAGGCCCACCAGCCGCACGTCGTCTTCGTCGACGCCGACAACAAGATCATGGCGACCGGGTTCGACCCCGCCGAGACCTTCGGCGACCCGGGCCTGTCCCGGGGCGACGTCACCGCCGCTCGCTGA
- a CDS encoding A/G-specific adenine glycosylase: MTTRATPSTTADPLVETVLHWYDENARDLPWRRPEASPWSVLVSEFMLQQTPVVRVLPVHEAWLARWPTPAALAAESSGEAVRAWGRLGYPRRALRLHGAAVAITEQHGGEVPASYDDLLALPGVGDYTAAAVAAFAFGQRQVVLDTNVRRVLARTMTGTEFPPRSVTRAERDLGASLLPQDAPTAATWSVAVMELGALVCTADRPRCGGCPVVARCAWQQSGAPAYDGPPRQVQTYAGTDRQCRGRLLAVLRDAPGAVPKARLDTVWENAEQRERALASLVEDGLATLDADGRYRLP; the protein is encoded by the coding sequence ATGACGACGCGCGCCACCCCGAGCACCACCGCGGACCCCTTGGTCGAGACGGTCCTGCACTGGTACGACGAGAACGCCCGCGACCTGCCCTGGCGCCGACCGGAGGCGAGCCCGTGGTCGGTGCTGGTCAGCGAGTTCATGCTGCAGCAGACGCCGGTGGTGCGGGTGCTGCCGGTGCACGAGGCGTGGCTGGCACGTTGGCCGACGCCGGCGGCGCTGGCGGCCGAGTCGTCGGGCGAGGCGGTGCGGGCCTGGGGCCGGCTGGGGTACCCGCGCCGGGCACTGCGGCTGCACGGGGCCGCGGTCGCGATCACCGAGCAGCACGGTGGGGAGGTGCCGGCGTCGTACGACGACCTGCTCGCCCTGCCCGGCGTCGGCGACTACACGGCGGCCGCGGTCGCGGCCTTCGCGTTCGGCCAGCGCCAGGTCGTCCTCGACACCAACGTCCGGCGGGTCCTGGCGCGCACGATGACCGGGACCGAGTTCCCGCCGCGCTCGGTGACCCGCGCCGAGCGCGACCTCGGGGCATCGCTGCTGCCGCAGGATGCGCCGACCGCCGCGACCTGGTCGGTCGCGGTGATGGAGCTCGGCGCCCTCGTCTGCACCGCCGACCGGCCGCGCTGCGGCGGCTGTCCGGTCGTCGCGCGGTGCGCGTGGCAGCAGTCCGGCGCTCCGGCGTACGACGGACCGCCGCGCCAGGTGCAGACCTACGCCGGCACCGACCGCCAGTGCCGGGGCCGGCTGCTCGCGGTGCTCCGCGACGCGCCCGGCGCCGTGCCGAAGGCCCGCCTCGACACGGTCTGGGAGAACGCCGAGCAGCGCGAACGCGCCCTCGCCTCCCTCGTCGAGGACGGGCTGGCGACGCTCGACGCGGACGGGCGCTACCGGCTCCCCTGA
- the nadC gene encoding carboxylating nicotinate-nucleotide diphosphorylase, whose protein sequence is MITRTPYDELPASLVAEIRAAGLDPQAVYDHVVVAFEEDLPGGVDDATSDAMPDMGRAVADFAAREPGVVAGLAIAELAFVYALGDTVTITDRAPDGTRVKPGDVVLTVEGPVRGVLTAERTALNFASHLSGIATATSRWVDALAGTRARVLDTRKTLPGWRALQKYAVRCGGGVNHRFSLVDRAMVKDNHAVAAGGVVAAYDAVVAKHPGLRVEVEVMDLDELRSILAAGCTEVLLDNMSTADMAEAVRINQDAGGKATLEASGGLTLERAREVAETGVDFISVGALTHSVDVFDLGLDFRTS, encoded by the coding sequence TTGATCACCCGGACGCCGTACGACGAGCTCCCGGCCAGCCTGGTCGCCGAGATCCGCGCGGCCGGGCTCGACCCGCAGGCGGTCTACGACCACGTCGTGGTCGCCTTCGAGGAGGACCTGCCCGGCGGCGTCGACGATGCCACCAGCGACGCGATGCCCGACATGGGCCGTGCGGTGGCCGACTTCGCCGCCCGCGAGCCGGGTGTCGTCGCCGGTCTCGCGATCGCCGAGCTCGCCTTCGTCTACGCCCTCGGCGACACCGTGACCATCACCGACCGCGCCCCCGACGGCACCCGCGTGAAGCCCGGCGACGTCGTGCTCACCGTCGAGGGTCCGGTCCGCGGCGTGCTCACCGCCGAGCGCACCGCCCTCAACTTCGCCTCGCACCTGTCCGGGATCGCCACCGCGACCTCGCGCTGGGTCGACGCGCTCGCCGGCACCCGCGCCCGCGTGCTCGACACCCGCAAGACCCTGCCCGGCTGGCGCGCGCTGCAGAAGTACGCCGTCCGGTGCGGTGGCGGCGTCAACCACCGGTTCAGCCTGGTCGACCGGGCCATGGTCAAGGACAACCACGCCGTCGCCGCGGGTGGCGTCGTGGCGGCCTACGACGCCGTGGTCGCCAAGCACCCCGGCCTGCGGGTCGAGGTCGAGGTGATGGACCTCGACGAGCTGCGCTCGATCCTGGCGGCCGGCTGCACCGAGGTGCTGCTCGACAACATGAGCACGGCCGACATGGCCGAGGCGGTCCGGATCAACCAGGACGCCGGTGGCAAGGCCACCCTCGAGGCCTCGGGCGGGCTCACCCTGGAGCGTGCCCGGGAGGTCGCCGAGACCGGCGTCGACTTCATCTCCGTCGGCGCGCTCACCCACTCGGTCGACGTCTTCGACCTCGGCCTGGACTTCCGGACGAGCTGA
- a CDS encoding TetR family transcriptional regulator → METGTAREGDRRRQLAEAATDHVLEHGLIGLSLRPLAAALGTSDRMLLYHFSGKDDLVATVLHTSNERSIGLLRTLPPTSSVREAVVALWEASTQGQLERCQRLYVEAAALGLLGKEPYASVVGQSNQAWLRALADLLVGAGCSPGLAPRAANLLDAAMMGLQLDLPLDRGTAALDQSVSDLADAVAAIAASGD, encoded by the coding sequence GTGGAAACGGGGACGGCCCGGGAGGGCGACCGGCGACGGCAGCTGGCCGAGGCGGCGACCGACCACGTCCTCGAGCACGGCCTGATCGGCCTCAGCCTGCGGCCGCTCGCGGCCGCGCTGGGGACCAGCGACCGGATGCTGCTGTACCACTTCTCCGGCAAGGACGACCTCGTCGCGACGGTCCTGCACACCTCGAACGAGCGGTCGATCGGACTGCTTCGCACGCTGCCGCCCACGTCCTCGGTGCGCGAGGCCGTCGTGGCGCTGTGGGAGGCGTCGACGCAGGGTCAGCTCGAGAGGTGCCAGCGGCTCTACGTCGAGGCCGCCGCGCTCGGGCTGCTCGGCAAGGAGCCGTACGCCAGCGTGGTCGGTCAGTCCAACCAGGCCTGGCTGCGGGCGCTGGCCGACCTGCTGGTCGGGGCGGGGTGCAGCCCCGGGCTCGCTCCCCGGGCGGCGAACCTGCTCGACGCGGCGATGATGGGTCTTCAGCTCGACCTGCCCCTGGACCGCGGGACCGCGGCCCTCGACCAGTCGGTGTCCGATCTCGCGGACGCCGTGGCGGCGATCGCCGCGTCGGGTGACTGA
- a CDS encoding DMT family transporter, which translates to MAIAWALLMAAIGVEVAASAALPRTHSFRDPMWTAVVLAGYATSIWLLALVVKQLPVSIAYAVWAGLGTAGMAVVGVLFLDERLDLMKAAALALIVLGVVLLNLAGAH; encoded by the coding sequence ATGGCGATCGCCTGGGCGCTCCTGATGGCCGCCATCGGGGTCGAGGTCGCGGCGAGCGCCGCGCTCCCCCGCACCCACAGCTTCCGCGACCCGATGTGGACCGCGGTCGTGCTGGCCGGGTACGCCACGTCGATCTGGCTGCTCGCCCTCGTGGTGAAGCAGCTGCCCGTCTCGATCGCGTACGCCGTGTGGGCGGGTCTCGGCACCGCCGGCATGGCCGTGGTCGGCGTCCTCTTCCTCGACGAGCGGCTCGACCTGATGAAGGCGGCCGCCCTCGCGCTGATCGTGCTCGGCGTGGTGCTGCTCAACCTCGCCGGAGCCCACTGA
- a CDS encoding type III pantothenate kinase produces the protein MPLLAADIGNAHTVLGLVSDGAVHADWRVSTAEHRTADEWGVLLRGLLGTREDEVTGIAVCATVPAVLNAWREMLPAHFPDLPCVIVEPGIRTGVPILVDNPREVGTDRIVNALAAAADFECPAIVVDFGGTATTYDVVDEQGRYVGGAITPGIEISLDALSRGGAQLRMVELVRPRGVIGKNTVEALQSGMVFGVASQVEGMVERLTSALGASAGEVSVISTGYLAPLVTDECRCFTHRAPWLTLRGLEKVFRRNQR, from the coding sequence GTGCCGCTGCTCGCCGCCGACATCGGCAACGCCCACACCGTCCTCGGGCTCGTGTCCGACGGCGCGGTGCATGCCGACTGGCGGGTCTCGACGGCCGAGCACCGCACCGCCGACGAGTGGGGCGTGCTGCTGCGCGGCCTGCTCGGCACGCGGGAGGACGAGGTCACCGGGATCGCGGTGTGCGCGACGGTCCCGGCGGTCCTCAACGCGTGGCGCGAGATGCTGCCCGCGCACTTCCCCGACCTCCCGTGCGTCATCGTCGAGCCCGGTATCCGCACCGGCGTCCCCATCCTCGTCGACAACCCGCGCGAGGTGGGCACGGACCGCATCGTCAACGCGCTCGCTGCGGCCGCCGACTTCGAGTGCCCGGCGATCGTCGTCGACTTCGGTGGCACCGCCACGACGTACGACGTCGTCGACGAGCAGGGCCGCTACGTCGGCGGCGCGATCACGCCCGGCATCGAGATCTCCCTGGACGCGCTGAGCCGGGGTGGCGCCCAGCTGCGGATGGTCGAGCTGGTCCGCCCGCGCGGGGTGATCGGCAAGAACACCGTCGAGGCGCTCCAGTCCGGCATGGTCTTCGGCGTCGCCAGCCAGGTCGAGGGCATGGTCGAGCGGCTGACCTCTGCCCTCGGCGCGAGCGCCGGCGAGGTGTCGGTCATCTCCACCGGGTACCTCGCCCCGCTCGTCACCGACGAGTGCCGCTGCTTCACCCACCGGGCCCCCTGGCTGACCCTGCGCGGCCTGGAGAAGGTGTTCAGGCGCAACCAGCGCTGA